A genomic segment from Aegilops tauschii subsp. strangulata cultivar AL8/78 chromosome 1, Aet v6.0, whole genome shotgun sequence encodes:
- the LOC141023311 gene encoding two-component response regulator ORR42-like, with protein sequence MILSFMLCRFHYEVTLAKNGKEVVDMFLESNKFDIVLYDKDMPIMVGPEAVMKIRAMGVTDVKIVKVSANDNAMEALMSVGADDFVPKPIRLEVLGPMILEFINRKNN encoded by the exons ATGATTCTCTCCTTCATGCTGTGCAGATTTCACTATGAGGTCACCCTGGCTAAGAATGGGAAAGAAGTTGTCGATATGTTCCTTGAGAGTAACAAGTTTGACATTGTTCTGTATGATAAGGACATGCCCATAATGGTCGGTCCAGAG GCAGTCATGAAGATAAGAGCTATGGGAGTCACTGATGTGAAGATCGTCAAGGTGTCCGCTAATGATAACGCCATGGAGGCGCTCATGAGTGTCGGTGCTGATGACTTTGTTCCCAAACCAATTAGGCTTGAGGTTCTCGGGCCTATGATTCTGGAATTCATCAACAGGAAAAACAATTAG